From the genome of Bactrocera oleae isolate idBacOlea1 chromosome 2, idBacOlea1, whole genome shotgun sequence, one region includes:
- the LOC106620544 gene encoding uncharacterized protein isoform X2 produces MSRKQRVVVVVDEDVRGGDPEEFRNVLDLSMSIPSPALKSFKSATYAKWATHAHTQPLRFDCVGTTRNAFVRAEYAMLMDELFLNKSSCCLLQFFPLRECQISFLCNLLVSEVDKRMMALQAKLMRIKVEYFDVRKYDVVNFLGSSQPRSTTKNKRHSRPQNLFSNTLELLRWLQTRYLQLFAKGQGTENMDLEFTFSDVQTRVHTVRLSIMHVFLCHMDSDTKTCLRNCFENIHSAKRGRKSIMLTDCLREILGPKENWFTWFVFHVPIAKGRGIIIDDQLNLASSAYAGINAKDSSDIKASDDFDLSSLLSFLHVSSGSQLTVNSQLGASTLSMAQNTPTFIAANSSRSISNRLMNKNNQTYNLNTWYTKMDQLVPVVLKHIHSLYEYKYRENIQNICIELKNMLSFSSLRPSSSNCYKSRQAERSESLDKLEKNYLTIIKEFIRLAKEIENSPDSAILRVYLDAKKKEIKDYATNCKLRHLEICQNSLIETIKGYHFG; encoded by the exons ATGTCACGTAAACAACGTGTTGTTGTAGTAGTGGATGAGGATGTACGCGGAGGCGATCCTGAAGAGTTCCGCAACGTTTTGGATCTCTCCATGTCCATACCTTCACCCGCTCTCAAAAGTTTCAAGTCAGCCACTTATGCTAAATGGGCGACGCATGCGCACACACAACCGCTACGTTTCGATTGTGTGGGCACAACACGAAACGCATTCGTACGCGCCGAATATGCCATGCTCATGGACGAACTATTTCTAAATAAATCCAGTTGTTGCTTGTTGCAATTCTTTCCACTCCGCGAATGCCAAATATCATTTTTATGCAATTTGCTCGTCTCCGAGGTGGACAAGCGTATGATGGCCTTGCAGGCCAAGTTAATGAGAATCAAA GTCGAATATTTTGATGTACGCAAATATGATGTTGTTAATTTCCTCGGCTCCAGTCAACCACGCTCTACCACGAAGAACAAACGCCATTCGCGTCCGCAGAATTTATTTAGTAATACCTTGGAATTATTGCGTTGGCTGCAAACCCGTTACTTGCAGCTTTTCGCCAAAGGTCAAGGCACTGAAAACATGGACCTGGAGTTCACCTTCAGCGACGTACAGACTCGCGTTCACACCGTGCGCCTTTCTATTATGCACGTCTTTCTTTGTCACATGGATAGCGATACAAAGACTTGTCTGCGTAATTGTTTCGAGAATATACATAGCGCGAAGCGTGGTCGAAAGAGTATTATGCTTACCGATTGTCTGCGAGAAATATTGGGACCAAAAGAGAACTGGTTTACCTGGTTCGTCTTCCATGTGCCGATAGCGAAAGGTCGTGGTATAATCATTGATGACCAACTGAATTTAGCCAGCTCTGCGTACGCCGGTATCAATGCAAAAGACTCTTCAGAT ATCAAAGCGTCGGATGATTTCGATTTAAGCAGCTTGCTCTCCTTCTTACACGTCTCGAGCGGTTCACAGCTGACGGTCAATTCCCAACTGGGCGCGTCCACATTAAGTATGGCACAAAATACTCCAACCTTTATTGCAGCTAATTCGTCACGCTCGATATCCAACAGATTAATGAACAAGAATAATCAAACCTATAATTTGAATACCTGGTATACGAAAATGGATCAGCTGGTGCCGGTGGTGCTCAAGCACATACACAGCTTGTACGAGTATAAGTATcgtgaaaatatacaaaatatttgtatcgAACTCAAAAACATGTTAAGCTTTAGCTCGCTCCGTCCATCTAGCAGTAATTGTTATAAGAGTCGGCAAGCCGAGCGCTCGGAGTCATTGGACAAGCTCGAAAAGAATTATCTCACGATCATAAAAGAGTTTATACGTTTGGCTAAAGAGATTGAGAATTCCCCTGATAGCGCGATCTTACGCGTGTATCTGGATGCCAAGAAGAAGGAAATCAAAGATTATGCTACGAATTGCAAATTGCGCCATCTGGAGATATGCCAGAACTCGCTAATCGAAACGATTAAAG GCTACCATTTCGGGTAA
- the LOC106620544 gene encoding uncharacterized protein isoform X1, which yields MSRKQRVVVVVDEDVRGGDPEEFRNVLDLSMSIPSPALKSFKSATYAKWATHAHTQPLRFDCVGTTRNAFVRAEYAMLMDELFLNKSSCCLLQFFPLRECQISFLCNLLVSEVDKRMMALQAKLMRIKVEYFDVRKYDVVNFLGSSQPRSTTKNKRHSRPQNLFSNTLELLRWLQTRYLQLFAKGQGTENMDLEFTFSDVQTRVHTVRLSIMHVFLCHMDSDTKTCLRNCFENIHSAKRGRKSIMLTDCLREILGPKENWFTWFVFHVPIAKGRGIIIDDQLNLASSAYAGINAKDSSDIKASDDFDLSSLLSFLHVSSGSQLTVNSQLGASTLSMAQNTPTFIAANSSRSISNRLMNKNNQTYNLNTWYTKMDQLVPVVLKHIHSLYEYKYRENIQNICIELKNMLSFSSLRPSSSNCYKSRQAERSESLDKLEKNYLTIIKEFIRLAKEIENSPDSAILRVYLDAKKKEIKDYATNCKLRHLEICQNSLIETIKGERNLLTNTGSNIKFIKYPSFKATISGNA from the exons ATGTCACGTAAACAACGTGTTGTTGTAGTAGTGGATGAGGATGTACGCGGAGGCGATCCTGAAGAGTTCCGCAACGTTTTGGATCTCTCCATGTCCATACCTTCACCCGCTCTCAAAAGTTTCAAGTCAGCCACTTATGCTAAATGGGCGACGCATGCGCACACACAACCGCTACGTTTCGATTGTGTGGGCACAACACGAAACGCATTCGTACGCGCCGAATATGCCATGCTCATGGACGAACTATTTCTAAATAAATCCAGTTGTTGCTTGTTGCAATTCTTTCCACTCCGCGAATGCCAAATATCATTTTTATGCAATTTGCTCGTCTCCGAGGTGGACAAGCGTATGATGGCCTTGCAGGCCAAGTTAATGAGAATCAAA GTCGAATATTTTGATGTACGCAAATATGATGTTGTTAATTTCCTCGGCTCCAGTCAACCACGCTCTACCACGAAGAACAAACGCCATTCGCGTCCGCAGAATTTATTTAGTAATACCTTGGAATTATTGCGTTGGCTGCAAACCCGTTACTTGCAGCTTTTCGCCAAAGGTCAAGGCACTGAAAACATGGACCTGGAGTTCACCTTCAGCGACGTACAGACTCGCGTTCACACCGTGCGCCTTTCTATTATGCACGTCTTTCTTTGTCACATGGATAGCGATACAAAGACTTGTCTGCGTAATTGTTTCGAGAATATACATAGCGCGAAGCGTGGTCGAAAGAGTATTATGCTTACCGATTGTCTGCGAGAAATATTGGGACCAAAAGAGAACTGGTTTACCTGGTTCGTCTTCCATGTGCCGATAGCGAAAGGTCGTGGTATAATCATTGATGACCAACTGAATTTAGCCAGCTCTGCGTACGCCGGTATCAATGCAAAAGACTCTTCAGAT ATCAAAGCGTCGGATGATTTCGATTTAAGCAGCTTGCTCTCCTTCTTACACGTCTCGAGCGGTTCACAGCTGACGGTCAATTCCCAACTGGGCGCGTCCACATTAAGTATGGCACAAAATACTCCAACCTTTATTGCAGCTAATTCGTCACGCTCGATATCCAACAGATTAATGAACAAGAATAATCAAACCTATAATTTGAATACCTGGTATACGAAAATGGATCAGCTGGTGCCGGTGGTGCTCAAGCACATACACAGCTTGTACGAGTATAAGTATcgtgaaaatatacaaaatatttgtatcgAACTCAAAAACATGTTAAGCTTTAGCTCGCTCCGTCCATCTAGCAGTAATTGTTATAAGAGTCGGCAAGCCGAGCGCTCGGAGTCATTGGACAAGCTCGAAAAGAATTATCTCACGATCATAAAAGAGTTTATACGTTTGGCTAAAGAGATTGAGAATTCCCCTGATAGCGCGATCTTACGCGTGTATCTGGATGCCAAGAAGAAGGAAATCAAAGATTATGCTACGAATTGCAAATTGCGCCATCTGGAGATATGCCAGAACTCGCTAATCGAAACGATTAAAGGTGAAAGAAATCTGCTGACCAACACTGGTTCAaatattaagtttataaaatatccATCATTTAAGGCTACCATTTCGGGTAATGCATAG